The following coding sequences lie in one Pseudomonas sp. SL4(2022) genomic window:
- a CDS encoding beta family protein, giving the protein MYNYAPFLKFKQNEIQAVFSIYPDVQNFTLPLFDIPKEKKQDTESDILSRLRKGEKQLAAHSNKIPNLHFFIDNYDLDDSVLLCGAQQYRYILNELKAYNIIPVVAFDRAPDHNVAAIEYCKNNSGSLGIRLQTEDFQSFNLLKPKLAKILAEAAGVGVTKTYLVFDCRLIEKQGDVDDLHASIEKFYKQCSQQFMISHYIVVGSVIPANIAKLMKTKTTMMVERLEDKLWRKLAAIPETSTINYGDYGVVSPEFSESDLPVNLMPKYMAPKVFYTTAGEFYAERGGQFQGHAKGYGQYFDIADNIVSKPYFRDGGYSDGDKYIHARSNLSARRPQKGGAPGSWIKATLSSHITFVVRKR; this is encoded by the coding sequence ATGTATAATTACGCTCCGTTTTTGAAGTTTAAGCAGAATGAGATTCAGGCCGTATTTTCCATATATCCTGACGTCCAGAATTTTACGCTGCCACTCTTTGATATACCTAAAGAGAAAAAGCAAGATACTGAGTCGGATATACTGAGTAGGCTGCGCAAGGGTGAGAAGCAATTAGCTGCTCATTCCAATAAAATTCCAAATCTTCATTTTTTTATAGATAACTACGATCTTGATGACAGTGTGCTGCTGTGTGGCGCTCAGCAATATAGGTACATTCTCAATGAGCTGAAGGCATACAACATAATCCCTGTCGTTGCTTTTGATCGTGCACCGGATCACAACGTCGCAGCCATTGAATACTGCAAAAACAATAGTGGCAGTCTAGGTATACGGCTGCAAACGGAGGACTTCCAAAGTTTCAATTTGCTTAAGCCGAAACTGGCAAAGATTCTGGCTGAGGCAGCTGGCGTGGGTGTGACAAAAACCTATCTAGTTTTTGATTGTAGATTGATCGAAAAGCAGGGAGACGTTGATGATCTTCATGCTTCGATTGAAAAGTTCTATAAGCAATGCAGTCAGCAGTTTATGATTAGCCATTATATTGTTGTTGGGTCAGTGATTCCCGCCAACATAGCTAAGTTGATGAAAACTAAAACTACGATGATGGTTGAAAGATTAGAGGACAAGCTCTGGAGGAAATTAGCCGCCATTCCGGAGACGTCGACTATTAATTATGGTGATTATGGCGTAGTTAGTCCGGAGTTTTCAGAATCCGATTTACCCGTTAATTTAATGCCGAAGTATATGGCCCCAAAAGTATTTTATACCACTGCCGGGGAGTTCTATGCTGAGCGCGGCGGACAGTTTCAAGGCCATGCCAAAGGGTACGGTCAATATTTCGATATTGCAGATAACATTGTAAGTAAGCCCTATTTTCGAGACGGTGGATATTCAGATGGTGACAAGTATATTCACGCGCGAAGTAATCTGAGTGCGCGGAGGCCTCAAAAAGGGGGGGCGCCGGGTAGTTGGATTAAAGCAACCCTCTCATCTCACATCACGTTTGTTGTGAGAAAGCGTTAG
- a CDS encoding relaxase/mobilization nuclease domain-containing protein: MIGKIFPKSSGSFKNRLRYIFGCSKHDHEISLIKTMDSNCMSRDPLPGILSGSEDALKALIQEFDQIEAFRKLSLDSDKPIKPVYHAILSLRPGETLADEQWQIAIRKYLADLGFGETTKYVAVMHRDKDHEHVHIVANRIRFEESLPMVKDSNERLVSLNSVSEIEDMLGLVKAPQPSKTWGTNITHAELQASIRADEMPLKYRLIAKIAGAIEATRDTDGDMFDFVRLLRRQQVYLHLTLSDKGQPQGVAYELNGKVISGRKLKRSRLTWQKLIKQEGIHYDPETISDLQIEIARRDQEERNRFLRVYYYEFIRKNQKLYIRFTAEQIKVIRMIEEILKLLSVIFGGEFTARRCEPVRFFIDYDISKSLDFQRQTELTL; encoded by the coding sequence ATGATTGGCAAGATCTTCCCCAAGAGCTCAGGAAGCTTTAAAAATCGGCTGCGTTACATCTTTGGCTGCAGTAAGCACGACCATGAAATCAGCCTCATCAAAACCATGGACAGCAACTGTATGTCCCGTGACCCACTACCAGGCATCCTTTCAGGTAGTGAGGACGCGTTGAAGGCGCTGATCCAAGAGTTCGATCAAATCGAGGCGTTCAGAAAACTATCACTCGACTCCGACAAGCCCATCAAGCCTGTTTACCACGCAATTCTCTCACTACGTCCCGGCGAAACCCTTGCGGACGAGCAATGGCAGATTGCGATCCGGAAGTATCTGGCTGACCTGGGGTTTGGTGAGACCACGAAGTACGTGGCTGTCATGCACCGCGACAAGGATCACGAACACGTCCATATAGTTGCTAACAGGATCAGATTCGAAGAAAGCTTACCGATGGTAAAGGACAGCAACGAACGCTTAGTCAGCCTCAACAGCGTCAGCGAGATTGAAGACATGCTGGGCTTGGTAAAAGCACCTCAACCATCGAAGACCTGGGGCACGAACATCACCCATGCTGAGCTACAGGCTTCAATCAGGGCCGATGAGATGCCGCTCAAGTATCGGTTGATTGCGAAGATTGCAGGGGCAATCGAAGCAACTCGCGATACTGATGGCGACATGTTCGATTTCGTGAGGTTACTCAGGAGGCAACAGGTATACCTGCACCTCACTCTAAGCGACAAAGGACAGCCCCAAGGAGTGGCTTACGAGCTCAACGGAAAGGTCATCAGCGGCAGGAAGTTAAAAAGATCACGATTGACTTGGCAAAAACTAATAAAACAAGAAGGTATTCATTATGACCCAGAAACTATTTCTGACCTTCAGATTGAAATTGCAAGAAGAGATCAGGAAGAGCGCAATCGATTCCTCCGCGTTTACTACTATGAATTCATCCGTAAGAACCAAAAGCTCTACATCAGGTTTACGGCAGAGCAAATCAAAGTCATCCGGATGATCGAGGAGATACTAAAGTTGTTGAGCGTTATTTTCGGTGGAGAATTTACCGCTAGACGCTGTGAACCGGTGAGATTTTTTATTGACTACGACATAAGTAAATCACTGGACTTCCAGCGACAAACAGAGCTAACGTTGTGA
- a CDS encoding helix-turn-helix domain-containing protein — MSTLSKRIKQARVQSGLSQELLGIRIGIDPASASARMNRYELAKRVPDLELIERLADELGFPSAFFYAKEDEEAELLVKFHKLDLKLRKKVLAYIDSAALDK; from the coding sequence ATGTCTACCTTATCTAAGAGAATCAAGCAGGCGCGTGTTCAGTCAGGGCTCTCGCAAGAGCTCCTTGGGATAAGGATCGGAATCGACCCTGCTTCCGCCAGCGCGAGAATGAACCGATACGAGCTGGCGAAGCGGGTACCTGATCTAGAGCTCATAGAGCGGCTGGCCGATGAGCTCGGATTCCCCTCAGCTTTTTTTTACGCAAAAGAAGATGAAGAGGCGGAGCTGCTAGTAAAGTTTCATAAGCTAGACCTTAAACTTCGAAAGAAAGTGCTGGCCTATATAGATAGTGCGGCATTGGATAAGTAA
- a CDS encoding multiubiquitin domain-containing protein yields MTQLNDLDVEDVAAAVSAGREVREHGPYKIQVGNENLEYRPLVISDPVPTGQQVLEAVGLRPVDEYLLYQMYTNGHLELLSPSETTDLRQGGVEKFLVFKSDRSFRFFIDGRSQDWGGQRISGRTLKHLAGVDSHKYEVYLVIPGEDDELVGDHDLFDLARPGVEHFAAVGINIKVFVNTLPTFVHSRYLSYWEVVRLAYPDAVPAPNAQFTVTYAKGFEGSSLNNLVDGQIVQIKKGMHFNVTPTDKS; encoded by the coding sequence ATGACGCAGTTAAACGATCTTGATGTAGAGGACGTGGCCGCCGCTGTATCGGCTGGCCGTGAAGTCCGTGAGCACGGGCCATACAAAATCCAAGTGGGCAACGAGAACCTGGAATACCGACCTTTGGTGATTTCGGATCCGGTTCCGACCGGGCAACAGGTATTGGAAGCAGTGGGGCTGCGCCCAGTCGACGAGTACCTGCTCTACCAGATGTATACCAATGGCCATCTCGAGTTGCTTAGCCCGAGCGAGACGACGGATCTGCGCCAAGGGGGTGTCGAGAAATTCTTGGTGTTCAAGAGCGACCGCTCGTTCCGCTTCTTTATTGATGGCCGTTCGCAGGATTGGGGTGGGCAGCGCATCTCTGGCCGCACACTCAAGCACCTCGCTGGCGTCGACTCTCATAAATATGAGGTCTACCTGGTGATTCCTGGCGAAGACGATGAGCTGGTCGGAGACCATGATTTGTTCGATCTGGCCCGTCCTGGGGTCGAGCACTTCGCTGCGGTGGGGATCAATATCAAGGTCTTCGTTAACACCCTGCCTACCTTCGTCCACTCCCGCTACCTCAGCTACTGGGAGGTAGTTCGCCTTGCTTATCCCGATGCGGTGCCAGCACCCAACGCGCAGTTCACGGTGACCTACGCCAAGGGCTTTGAAGGCAGCTCGCTCAACAACCTGGTTGATGGCCAGATCGTCCAAATCAAGAAGGGGATGCACTTCAATGTCACACCAACTGATAAGTCGTAG
- a CDS encoding replication endonuclease translates to MPASDYNHTPPKLPTFAELANFAHSELHALAYRIAQLHQRRIAQLTPTDLAGYVREEHQYGVHFPANNKLSLNGLSERLQDVAFWRRIINKNADASRERQEVLSGKVGSLGQKYCSDATLRMLEEREELANRKFYMRSKAHQSVPAMSLNEIKHSRNNKKYLLALALLEISKLKAFKAFFLTITCPERPSTVKAHSEIATSEGAYDGAYRFLEEFWKSLNSYLRGKFKLQVDYFGFRATEVHTDGCPHYHIILFCKPEMEPFLRKKIAKLFNTDPLRPSEYFSSFEQEIIKEFDTDNYNERALLNYALKLFFDDNQSEPEIQQERNERRRRSKYAIKSSRKRCVQPFGVEGIQLKMDMAKKSTRDNAADEELKNIGRKLIVDRHNPQHNEIRLAAVVRFIQDDAPRIEFTWSSRENKYGEATRKVTGIRLLPVNLTSSLPSATQFPANTLTTGTNRVWQKNSSSRKATRTDRHKPRNMRVTHNTSRYRGTYISRRKLSSQSVFSLIHRRFRIRSWSSPVTQPHSRAPPLLKTRLSLAG, encoded by the coding sequence GTGCCGGCCTCAGATTACAACCATACTCCCCCTAAGCTCCCCACATTTGCTGAGCTTGCCAATTTCGCTCACAGCGAACTGCACGCTCTTGCATATCGAATTGCACAACTCCATCAGCGCCGTATTGCTCAGCTCACTCCAACCGACCTAGCAGGCTACGTGAGAGAGGAGCATCAATATGGTGTGCATTTTCCTGCAAACAATAAATTGAGCCTCAATGGCCTCAGTGAACGCTTACAGGATGTGGCTTTTTGGCGGCGAATCATAAACAAGAACGCAGATGCATCACGCGAACGACAGGAGGTTCTGTCTGGAAAAGTGGGGAGCCTCGGCCAGAAATACTGCTCAGACGCAACACTTCGAATGCTGGAGGAGCGCGAAGAGCTAGCCAATAGAAAATTTTATATGCGTTCTAAAGCGCATCAGTCTGTGCCAGCCATGAGTCTCAACGAGATAAAGCACTCAAGAAACAATAAAAAATACTTATTGGCACTCGCTCTTTTAGAAATATCAAAGTTAAAAGCATTCAAAGCGTTCTTCCTAACAATTACATGCCCTGAAAGACCCAGCACAGTTAAAGCTCACAGCGAAATAGCTACTTCTGAAGGCGCTTATGACGGCGCGTACAGATTCCTCGAAGAATTCTGGAAATCTCTCAATTCGTATCTGCGAGGCAAATTCAAACTACAAGTTGATTACTTCGGATTTCGCGCTACAGAAGTCCACACAGATGGATGCCCTCACTACCACATAATTCTATTTTGCAAGCCGGAAATGGAACCATTTTTGCGAAAAAAAATTGCCAAATTATTCAATACTGATCCACTGCGGCCTTCAGAATATTTTAGTAGTTTTGAGCAGGAAATAATCAAAGAATTCGACACTGACAACTACAATGAGAGAGCGCTTCTTAACTACGCACTAAAGCTATTCTTTGACGACAACCAGTCGGAACCAGAAATACAACAAGAACGTAACGAAAGAAGAAGACGTTCAAAATACGCAATTAAGTCATCGCGTAAACGATGCGTCCAGCCTTTTGGCGTGGAAGGAATCCAGCTGAAAATGGATATGGCCAAAAAATCAACACGAGATAACGCAGCGGATGAGGAACTGAAAAATATCGGACGCAAGCTCATCGTTGATCGCCATAACCCACAGCATAATGAGATTCGCTTAGCTGCGGTGGTTAGGTTTATCCAAGACGATGCGCCGCGTATTGAGTTTACGTGGTCAAGTAGGGAAAACAAATATGGGGAAGCCACTAGGAAGGTCACGGGCATTCGTTTGTTACCCGTGAACCTTACATCCAGCTTACCCAGTGCCACTCAATTTCCTGCAAATACGTTAACAACCGGGACAAATAGAGTGTGGCAAAAAAACTCATCGTCCCGTAAGGCTACTCGTACGGATAGACATAAACCAAGAAACATGCGAGTTACGCATAATACTTCTAGATATAGAGGGACTTACATCTCTAGAAGAAAACTCTCGTCGCAATCAGTCTTTTCACTGATTCACCGACGGTTTCGCATTCGATCATGGAGCTCACCAGTAACTCAGCCGCACTCACGGGCCCCACCATTGCTGAAAACCCGACTATCGCTGGCGGGCTAA
- a CDS encoding helix-turn-helix domain-containing protein, whose product MDLAGFIASMRERQELSFRELEKRAGDLDHAYIWRLEKGNKQAPSDDVVSRLGQALGLGHREAEVFKLLAKPVTVDDALYRLMITREDIPWEDFEDVATMSFRGERPNTEEAWLKRIALIQQM is encoded by the coding sequence ATGGATTTGGCTGGCTTCATCGCTTCAATGCGTGAACGACAAGAGCTGAGCTTTCGTGAGCTAGAGAAGCGTGCAGGCGATCTGGATCACGCGTACATCTGGAGACTAGAGAAGGGCAATAAACAGGCCCCTTCCGACGACGTCGTATCGCGGCTGGGCCAAGCTCTTGGGTTGGGGCATCGGGAAGCTGAGGTCTTTAAACTGCTCGCGAAGCCAGTAACCGTCGATGATGCGCTCTACCGCCTAATGATTACTCGCGAGGACATTCCTTGGGAAGATTTCGAGGACGTTGCAACCATGAGCTTCCGGGGAGAGCGCCCTAATACGGAAGAGGCTTGGCTCAAGCGTATCGCGCTCATTCAACAGATGTAG
- a CDS encoding tyrosine-type recombinase/integrase → MQIQSTQAEQNLARFLLKDGTAIECDISNVGKITNIIASLGGVQCNNFFHSEANSEAYDVYTCTLTEHINNIIRGIRASKDGTNRSKALSISRLEKIGAFLIRKRKRDKSDRHDRLASSLSMSDADDIEVYLEKFLEEQTGKTYKSLTMTMYFQLFNRIARMAAERDLVRRAPKIKYKHHSPEDPETPVLHKEDLQELLNGWIYKDYNLESTKINPNADSWKFWLIPLGMFTGARLNELCQLNARDISKDSKGIWILEITDKLHTQNCKTTNSKRRIPLHPTLIEMGFLDFWAEQKERFGARTQLFTELTYSKNYHYSRQPSRFFSGKNIGDGYMGKLMIPQDRQTPSFRSLRRTFAETLAIEDTPISCIATLLGHQDDKTDTTLKHYVKRISSQRKLSILVENLIYDIDFSHIHWRNYKPLLESQRNRALRGRRA, encoded by the coding sequence ATGCAAATCCAGAGCACACAAGCTGAACAGAACTTAGCAAGATTTCTACTCAAGGATGGCACTGCCATCGAGTGCGACATCTCAAATGTCGGAAAGATCACCAACATTATTGCCTCGCTCGGTGGTGTGCAATGCAACAACTTCTTTCATTCCGAAGCTAACAGTGAAGCTTACGATGTATACACCTGCACGCTAACCGAGCACATTAACAACATCATTCGCGGCATACGCGCTTCGAAAGACGGTACAAACAGAAGCAAAGCATTAAGTATAAGTCGCCTGGAAAAGATAGGTGCTTTTCTGATTCGCAAAAGAAAAAGAGACAAGTCTGATAGGCATGACCGCCTCGCCTCTTCTCTCAGCATGAGCGATGCTGATGACATCGAGGTTTATCTTGAAAAATTCCTAGAAGAGCAAACGGGAAAAACATATAAGTCTCTAACCATGACCATGTACTTTCAGCTTTTCAATAGAATTGCTCGCATGGCAGCCGAGCGAGATTTAGTGAGGCGAGCGCCAAAAATCAAATACAAGCATCACTCTCCAGAAGACCCTGAGACTCCAGTTCTGCATAAGGAAGATCTGCAAGAATTGCTAAACGGATGGATTTACAAGGATTACAATCTTGAAAGCACTAAGATAAATCCAAATGCCGACTCCTGGAAATTTTGGCTCATACCGTTGGGCATGTTCACCGGCGCTCGACTGAATGAGCTTTGCCAATTGAATGCACGAGATATATCGAAAGATTCTAAGGGCATCTGGATACTCGAAATCACTGACAAATTACATACTCAAAATTGTAAGACGACAAACTCTAAACGAAGAATCCCTCTGCATCCCACGCTAATAGAGATGGGATTCCTAGACTTCTGGGCCGAGCAGAAAGAACGTTTCGGCGCTAGAACCCAGCTATTTACAGAGCTGACATATTCGAAAAACTATCATTACTCACGCCAGCCCAGCAGATTCTTTAGCGGTAAGAATATTGGGGATGGCTACATGGGCAAACTGATGATACCCCAGGATCGCCAGACACCAAGCTTTCGCTCATTACGCCGTACTTTTGCTGAAACGCTAGCAATCGAAGACACACCAATTTCTTGCATAGCGACGTTACTCGGTCACCAAGATGACAAAACAGACACCACCCTTAAACACTATGTGAAGAGGATCTCCAGCCAGCGAAAGCTTTCGATCTTGGTGGAAAATCTAATATATGACATCGACTTTTCACACATTCACTGGCGGAATTACAAGCCTTTGCTAGAAAGCCAGCGGAACCGCGCTTTACGAGGCCGCCGGGCGTAA
- a CDS encoding plasmid mobilization protein: MNNNKNKANRITIRLSNDEFQTLSAKLDLSGYRKVSAFVRDYLITCEPKVKQVVRMDVIEVQRELMNLASMINAAKSRDELMDQVKKVSSVSLGGAR, from the coding sequence ATGAATAACAACAAGAACAAAGCAAACAGAATAACAATCAGGTTAAGTAACGATGAATTCCAGACGTTGAGCGCAAAGCTCGATCTCTCCGGGTACAGAAAGGTCAGTGCCTTTGTCCGTGACTACCTGATTACCTGCGAGCCGAAGGTCAAACAGGTAGTGAGGATGGATGTAATCGAAGTACAAAGGGAGCTGATGAACCTAGCCTCGATGATCAACGCCGCCAAGAGCCGCGACGAGCTAATGGATCAAGTTAAGAAAGTCTCGAGCGTAAGCCTGGGAGGTGCCAGATGA
- a CDS encoding DUF6527 family protein, whose amino-acid sequence MTIRRLAPQFVAQFPERLVPGELYLAMEFATAVHLCACGCGYKVITPFSPTDWQMSFDGESVSLKPSIGNWSFRCRSHYWVRSGRVVWAGDMSQEAINAVRNRDIRAKALHQTARANGEDVRQPDRTDIQVEPKETTWFERLKSRLGF is encoded by the coding sequence ATGACAATTCGTCGACTCGCCCCGCAGTTTGTAGCGCAATTCCCGGAGAGGCTTGTGCCAGGTGAGCTTTACTTGGCAATGGAGTTCGCTACTGCAGTGCATTTGTGTGCGTGCGGATGCGGATACAAGGTGATCACGCCGTTCTCTCCGACTGACTGGCAGATGTCCTTTGACGGCGAGTCGGTTTCGCTGAAGCCTTCGATAGGTAATTGGTCGTTCCGCTGCCGATCACACTATTGGGTGCGATCCGGTAGGGTTGTTTGGGCTGGCGACATGTCCCAAGAGGCGATCAATGCAGTTCGCAATCGAGATATTCGAGCCAAGGCGCTGCACCAGACGGCTCGCGCGAATGGCGAGGACGTACGCCAACCGGATCGAACTGATATTCAGGTGGAGCCTAAGGAAACAACCTGGTTTGAAAGGTTGAAAAGCAGGCTTGGATTCTGA
- a CDS encoding sce7726 family protein gives MLKDAEIRNALVQHLNSRSPRPSRIVQELHIHNGNAIADVVAFYKQMHCFEIKGETDSIQRILTQAKVYSHSFPKLTLVLTTKHVRWALRNLPEYWGILVAIDQGDRVIFKYERKASNNPDFVIDKALMMLWRQELLDVSEKMGVIQKKSGNRNDFAKNLGSIVNKNDALAQIQSAILNRTNAFSQQT, from the coding sequence ATGCTTAAAGATGCTGAAATTCGAAATGCGCTGGTGCAGCATCTAAATAGTAGGTCTCCCAGACCTAGCCGTATAGTGCAAGAGCTTCATATTCACAATGGCAATGCTATTGCTGACGTCGTCGCATTTTATAAGCAAATGCATTGCTTTGAAATCAAAGGCGAAACTGACAGCATTCAGCGGATACTCACACAAGCGAAAGTATACTCTCACTCGTTTCCCAAACTCACGCTAGTTCTTACTACTAAACATGTTCGCTGGGCGCTAAGAAATTTGCCTGAATACTGGGGAATCCTGGTTGCGATAGATCAGGGCGACCGAGTCATATTTAAATATGAGCGCAAGGCGTCTAACAATCCTGACTTCGTAATCGATAAGGCGCTCATGATGCTTTGGCGCCAAGAGCTTCTCGACGTTTCCGAGAAAATGGGAGTGATCCAGAAAAAGTCTGGAAATCGCAATGATTTCGCAAAAAATCTAGGATCTATCGTTAATAAAAATGACGCCTTGGCGCAGATCCAAAGTGCCATTCTTAACCGTACTAACGCTTTCTCACAACAAACGTGA
- a CDS encoding histone-like nucleoid-structuring protein, MvaT/MvaU family: MSRLAEFRQLEQQLAAQLAELEAMKNDGGLKKEIDFEEKLRALMAEYGFSLVNVINILDPHANRRAPAAVVGGKRKVRDMKIYVHPESGERVETKGGNHKILKAWKEEFGGDVVEGWLQK; the protein is encoded by the coding sequence ATGTCCCGTCTCGCAGAGTTTCGCCAGCTCGAACAGCAACTTGCCGCCCAGCTTGCAGAGCTGGAGGCAATGAAAAATGATGGTGGATTGAAGAAAGAAATCGATTTCGAGGAGAAGCTCCGGGCGCTGATGGCGGAGTACGGTTTTAGCCTCGTGAATGTCATTAACATTCTTGACCCTCACGCCAACCGTCGTGCTCCAGCAGCCGTTGTAGGCGGTAAGAGAAAAGTTCGAGACATGAAAATCTACGTTCACCCAGAATCGGGGGAACGGGTCGAAACCAAAGGCGGCAACCACAAAATCCTCAAGGCCTGGAAGGAAGAGTTCGGCGGTGATGTGGTAGAAGGCTGGCTGCAAAAGTAA
- a CDS encoding ImmA/IrrE family metallo-endopeptidase — MSEDNFSPWDDVPVISRSDISTRALFEAYKRFSQELSNKDIDSQRAENMSRQEFLATLALQSTEVAGVLYRKNPQAHETKIQAWLSSSITEAKRISLTMAAKYKGISQDDVSNIVKLSVNPECIVDLPNILAEQYGVVLIIHPGYTSMKMDGCVLKLPDSRPMVGVTLRYNRYDNFWFTLAHELAHLCLHDDRLDTPIVDDLEEIVTEDMEAEANAFARESFVPRREWRVLYENRHSDSMLERTCAGLGVHPDVVAGLIRFAAKDYKLYPRHHRTVDVKKLLGFADV, encoded by the coding sequence ATGAGCGAGGATAATTTCTCCCCTTGGGATGATGTCCCTGTCATTTCACGTTCCGATATATCAACTCGAGCCTTGTTTGAGGCATACAAGAGATTTAGCCAAGAACTGTCTAATAAAGACATTGACTCGCAAAGAGCGGAGAATATGTCGAGGCAAGAGTTCTTAGCAACGCTTGCGCTTCAGTCTACTGAAGTAGCCGGTGTTCTATATAGAAAAAATCCTCAGGCGCACGAAACAAAAATTCAGGCTTGGCTTTCGTCATCTATCACAGAGGCGAAGCGAATTTCACTTACGATGGCGGCGAAATACAAAGGAATTTCGCAGGATGATGTCAGTAACATCGTAAAGTTAAGCGTAAATCCAGAATGCATTGTTGATCTTCCAAATATTCTGGCAGAGCAATACGGAGTGGTTTTGATAATTCACCCCGGCTATACCTCGATGAAGATGGATGGCTGTGTACTCAAGTTGCCGGACTCACGGCCAATGGTTGGAGTTACGCTTCGATATAATCGTTATGATAATTTCTGGTTCACGCTCGCGCATGAGCTCGCCCATCTGTGTCTTCACGACGACCGGCTTGATACCCCAATCGTTGATGATTTAGAAGAAATCGTTACCGAGGATATGGAAGCAGAGGCGAACGCATTCGCCAGAGAAAGCTTTGTCCCGCGTCGTGAGTGGCGTGTGTTATATGAAAATCGTCACAGCGACTCCATGCTAGAGAGAACTTGTGCTGGCCTAGGAGTTCATCCAGATGTTGTTGCAGGATTAATAAGGTTTGCTGCCAAAGACTACAAGCTTTATCCCCGTCATCATCGCACAGTGGATGTAAAAAAACTTTTGGGGTTCGCGGATGTATAA
- a CDS encoding ThiF family adenylyltransferase — MSHQLISRSPHLLRLRNEGYNLEIIGSYLLIRDVPYVNAQRQVCKGVLVMTLNLTADVAERPNDHTAYFIGEIPCDSRGRPLEQIINNSNRQQLLPELMVNHYFSAKPRTGNYVDYYEKVSLYVAMLCGPANAIDKDVTAKTFSPIRSDAEESVFAYTDTASARAGIGMPTEKFKRLKIAIVGLGGTGAYIVDQVSKTPVAEIHMYDGDALQQHNAFRFPGAVPFAALERSMKKVEYLHEVFSAMHRHIIPHSCMITADNVGELRAFDYVFLCVDNTKARELVVKELRGTKTSLLDVGMGVHLVGETHQVWGMCRVTALTPGHHSHADRTMPLTENDAEDIYRSNIQIADLNALNAVLAIGMWKRLCGFYSDNSQADHITYLTNLNEMGNSEERP; from the coding sequence ATGTCACACCAACTGATAAGTCGTAGTCCGCACCTCCTGCGCTTGCGCAACGAAGGGTACAACCTCGAGATCATAGGTTCTTACCTTCTGATTCGAGACGTTCCCTATGTGAATGCGCAGCGCCAGGTCTGCAAAGGCGTGCTAGTCATGACGCTCAATCTCACTGCAGATGTGGCCGAGCGCCCTAACGATCACACTGCATATTTCATTGGCGAAATCCCCTGTGACTCACGGGGGAGGCCACTCGAGCAGATCATCAACAACAGCAACCGGCAGCAGCTGCTGCCTGAGTTGATGGTGAATCATTACTTCTCTGCCAAGCCTCGCACTGGTAATTACGTGGACTACTACGAGAAGGTCTCGTTGTACGTGGCGATGTTGTGTGGCCCAGCTAATGCGATCGACAAGGATGTCACCGCGAAAACGTTCTCGCCTATTCGGTCGGACGCTGAGGAGTCGGTTTTCGCATATACAGATACGGCGTCTGCGCGTGCAGGGATTGGTATGCCAACCGAGAAATTCAAGCGGCTGAAAATTGCGATAGTGGGACTGGGCGGCACTGGTGCGTACATCGTGGATCAGGTGTCGAAGACGCCAGTGGCAGAGATCCACATGTATGACGGCGATGCCCTCCAGCAGCACAATGCGTTCCGTTTTCCAGGGGCGGTACCGTTCGCTGCACTGGAGCGGAGTATGAAAAAGGTGGAGTACCTGCATGAGGTATTCAGTGCAATGCACCGCCATATCATTCCGCATTCTTGCATGATCACTGCGGACAACGTGGGGGAGCTTCGTGCTTTCGACTACGTCTTCCTTTGCGTCGATAACACCAAGGCGCGTGAGTTGGTTGTGAAGGAGCTCAGAGGAACGAAAACCTCGCTACTTGATGTGGGCATGGGCGTTCACCTAGTAGGCGAAACTCATCAGGTATGGGGGATGTGCCGGGTTACAGCGCTGACGCCAGGGCACCATAGCCATGCTGATCGGACGATGCCACTGACGGAGAATGATGCTGAGGACATCTACCGTTCGAACATACAAATCGCCGATCTGAACGCCCTCAATGCCGTGCTGGCAATTGGGATGTGGAAGCGACTCTGCGGCTTCTATTCCGATAATAGTCAGGCTGACCACATCACCTACTTGACCAACCTCAACGAAATGGGCAACAGCGAGGAGAGGCCATGA